In the genome of Mycobacteriales bacterium, one region contains:
- a CDS encoding pilin, producing the protein MKRKLLFVLPVAAATAGLLFAAAPPAFAHSAGLLAAAPPTLAGVINELRLWLVGLLATLATFFLTIGGVRYLTAAGDPGQIERAKNALKSAAIGYALAALAPLLVAALQSLVGP; encoded by the coding sequence TTGAAGCGCAAACTGCTGTTCGTTCTGCCCGTAGCGGCCGCAACCGCCGGCCTGCTGTTCGCGGCCGCACCACCCGCGTTTGCCCATTCGGCGGGGCTGCTCGCCGCAGCCCCGCCGACGCTGGCCGGGGTCATCAACGAGCTACGGCTGTGGCTGGTCGGGTTGCTGGCCACCCTCGCCACGTTCTTCCTCACCATCGGCGGGGTGCGTTACCTGACCGCCGCCGGGGACCCTGGGCAAATCGAGCGGGCCAAGAACGCGTTGAAATCGGCCGCGATCGGGTACGCGCTGGCCGCGCTCGCCCCGCTGCTGGTCGCGGCGCTGCAGTCCCTCGTCGGCCCATGA
- a CDS encoding PrgI family protein — protein sequence MTSPRRSDRVRIPADIDRPDPLLAGLAARPLAILAGTGLLLCLAYAATRRVLPLPVFAGLAAPLVLSAAVLALGRRDGLSADRLALAALRLHLGPRQLVPVTAAIRSAPGWVGPAGPLPGPLRLPATAISGDGTIELAGDGAALVCRASSVTFALRTPAEQQGLLAAFARYLNAATSPVQFLIRNHPVDLTADIAALLDAAAGLPHPALEAAAREHAAFLTELTGGGGVLARELLVVFRDPVPADAAVRLHRCAADAAVLLAAAGVTLSVLDGPTAAWMLARCADPNTDPPPIGVGAGTGIVTGRLA from the coding sequence ATGACCAGCCCACGCCGATCAGATCGGGTACGGATCCCCGCCGACATCGACCGGCCCGACCCGCTGCTCGCCGGCCTCGCGGCCCGACCGTTGGCGATCCTGGCCGGCACCGGTCTGCTGCTGTGCCTTGCTTACGCGGCGACCCGACGGGTGCTGCCGCTGCCCGTGTTCGCCGGCCTGGCCGCCCCCCTGGTGCTGAGCGCCGCGGTGCTGGCGTTGGGCCGCCGTGATGGGCTCAGCGCCGACCGGCTCGCCCTGGCCGCACTGCGGCTGCACCTCGGGCCGCGGCAGCTCGTTCCCGTCACCGCAGCGATCCGCTCCGCACCGGGCTGGGTGGGACCCGCCGGACCGCTGCCCGGGCCGCTGCGGCTACCGGCCACCGCCATCAGCGGTGACGGCACCATCGAGTTGGCCGGCGACGGGGCGGCGCTTGTCTGCCGGGCGTCGTCGGTGACCTTCGCGCTGCGGACCCCAGCAGAGCAGCAAGGACTGCTCGCCGCGTTCGCCCGCTACCTCAACGCCGCAACCAGCCCGGTGCAGTTCCTGATCCGCAACCACCCCGTCGACCTGACCGCCGACATCGCCGCGCTGCTGGACGCCGCGGCCGGGTTGCCGCACCCAGCGTTGGAAGCCGCCGCCCGCGAACACGCCGCGTTCCTCACCGAGTTGACCGGCGGCGGAGGGGTGCTGGCCCGCGAACTGCTGGTGGTGTTCCGCGACCCGGTGCCCGCCGACGCCGCCGTGCGGCTGCACCGGTGCGCCGCCGACGCCGCCGTCCTGCTGGCCGCGGCCGGGGTGACCCTGAGCGTGCTCGACGGTCCCACCGCGGCGTGGATGCTCGCGCGTTGCGCCGACCCGAACACCGACCCCCCACCCATCGGGGTCGGCGCGGGGACTGGGATTGTCACCGGACGGCTGGCATGA
- a CDS encoding DUF87 domain-containing protein, whose translation MAPDSVEVTASHCRIGAGFVRTLAVTGYPRDVGPGWLEPLTNHRGRVDVAVHVQPVPQPVAADRLRRQRARLESSRRIDAAAQRLSDPALAVAARDAEDLAERIARGEGRLFRVGLYLTVHASSERELDVETTRLRGQLASMLLDAHPATFRALQGWTTTLPLAVDSLDMRRTFDTAALAAAFPFATDDLPTTDGVLYGQLLRGGGLLRWNRFTQPNHNAVILARSGAGKSYLAKLETLRSLYRGVQVFLIDPEDEYAALAAAVGGVHIGLGAAGVRINPFDLDPASGPDALTRRALFIHTLLDVLFGGRVDPVSRAALDDAILTAYTQVGISADPRSHTRPAPTLAGLAAALEASDDPAARPLARRLAPFVTGSWRGLFDGPSTHRAEGHLVVFSLRGLPDELKAAGTLLAVDQVWRQVTNPAQRRPRMVTVDEAWLLMRDPAGAAFLHRLAKAARKHYCGLTVITQDAADLLGTDLGQAVVSNAATQILLRQSPQAIDAVAAAFRLSDGERAFLLSAAPGDGLLAAGSDRAAFHAVASATESRLCSTSPEQDHPYPSEDR comes from the coding sequence GTGGCACCGGACTCGGTGGAAGTCACCGCTTCGCATTGCCGGATCGGTGCGGGTTTCGTGCGCACCCTGGCGGTCACCGGCTACCCCCGCGATGTCGGCCCTGGTTGGCTCGAGCCGCTGACCAACCACCGCGGCCGGGTGGACGTCGCCGTGCACGTCCAGCCGGTGCCCCAACCCGTCGCCGCGGACCGGCTGCGCAGGCAACGCGCCCGGTTGGAATCATCCCGGCGCATCGACGCGGCCGCGCAGCGGCTGTCGGATCCCGCTTTGGCGGTGGCCGCCCGAGACGCTGAAGACTTGGCTGAGCGGATCGCCCGCGGTGAAGGGCGACTGTTCCGGGTCGGGCTCTACCTCACCGTGCACGCGAGCAGCGAACGCGAACTCGACGTCGAAACGACCCGGCTACGCGGGCAGTTGGCTTCGATGCTGCTCGACGCGCACCCAGCCACGTTCCGTGCCTTGCAAGGCTGGACGACCACGCTGCCGTTGGCCGTGGACTCACTCGACATGCGCCGCACCTTCGACACCGCTGCGTTGGCCGCGGCGTTCCCGTTCGCCACCGACGACCTGCCCACCACTGACGGGGTGCTCTACGGGCAGTTGCTGCGCGGCGGTGGGCTGCTGCGCTGGAACCGGTTCACCCAGCCCAACCACAACGCGGTCATCCTGGCCCGTTCCGGCGCCGGCAAGTCCTACCTGGCGAAACTCGAAACGTTGCGTTCGCTCTACCGCGGCGTGCAGGTGTTCCTGATCGACCCCGAAGACGAATACGCCGCCCTGGCCGCTGCTGTCGGCGGGGTCCACATTGGCCTCGGCGCAGCTGGGGTGCGGATCAACCCGTTCGATCTCGACCCGGCCAGCGGCCCCGACGCATTAACCCGCCGCGCCCTGTTCATCCACACCCTGCTCGACGTTCTGTTCGGCGGGCGAGTTGACCCAGTCAGCCGGGCGGCGCTGGACGACGCGATCCTGACCGCCTACACCCAGGTGGGGATCAGCGCCGACCCGCGCAGCCATACCCGGCCAGCGCCAACCCTGGCCGGTCTGGCCGCGGCATTGGAAGCCAGCGACGACCCGGCGGCCCGGCCGCTGGCCCGCCGGCTCGCCCCGTTCGTCACCGGCAGTTGGCGCGGCCTGTTCGACGGGCCCAGCACGCATCGCGCCGAGGGGCACCTGGTGGTGTTCTCGCTGCGCGGGCTGCCGGATGAGTTGAAAGCCGCTGGCACGCTGCTGGCTGTCGACCAGGTATGGCGCCAGGTCACCAACCCGGCGCAGCGCCGGCCCCGGATGGTCACCGTCGATGAGGCGTGGCTGCTGATGCGTGACCCGGCCGGCGCGGCGTTCCTGCACCGCCTCGCGAAAGCCGCTCGCAAGCATTACTGCGGGCTGACGGTGATCACCCAAGACGCCGCCGACCTGCTCGGCACCGACCTCGGGCAAGCAGTTGTGTCCAATGCGGCCACCCAGATCCTGCTGCGCCAATCCCCGCAAGCCATCGACGCTGTCGCCGCAGCGTTCCGGCTCTCCGACGGTGAACGCGCCTTCCTACTCTCCGCCGCACCCGGCGACGGGCTGCTGGCCGCCGGCTCCGACCGGGCGGCGTTCCACGCCGTCGCCAGCGCCACCGAAAGCCGTCTGTGTTCCACCAGCCCCGAACAGGACCACCCCTACCCGAGTGAGGACCGATGA
- a CDS encoding TraM recognition domain-containing protein: protein MTAATPPPPYPTPGLIGRLLLNPGRALHLLTHQLETWGVHFAVTIGLPAAAVALAVVLVRFTARRAVAGRLRRGARLVMIESPPVVDPAGAEALWGNLIGLRRPGWRRLCGGQPHVAFELTWSDRGVGVGIWVPGSVPPGYVEHAIEGAWPGARTSVTDPTPPVPLEGRATGGVLRLAARDWFGLRTEHPSDPLRAVLSAAGELGTGETAAVQVLARPVTRRRLAGAHRAARALRSGQSTTRVGQLLDLITPGPVSRPGRSADPILTADVRSILDKAAHPSFEVAVRYTVTTTNTSRSARPRLRGRAHSLASSFALFTARNSLGRHRLAHPAVVLASRTLGRGDLLSVPELAALAHLPTDVTVAGLSRAGARPIAPPPAVPSGGKLLGDADTGSRRPVALAPLDARYHLHVLGATGCGKSTLLTNLILGDVTAGRGVVVIDPKGDLITDVLDRLPAACTPVLIDPDEDSAPPSMNLLDDPDHDLAVDNLVGIFRRIFEAYWGPRTDDVLRAACLTLLRRPGATLADVPRLLADERFRRTFTEGILGRDPVGLGGFWTWYEQMSDAQRAQVIGPVMNKLRAFLLRDFARRLVGTSASSFDMAGVLDGGVCLVRLPKGILGEETARLIGSFVVARVWQAATARARRGQAARVDAALYIDEAQNFLTLPRSLDEMLAEARGYGLSLVLAHQHLAQLPRDLREAVSANARNKVFFSLSPEDARILARHTTPELGEHDLSHLGGYQAAARLVVAGQETPAFTLRTRRTDPPIAGRAVQVRGQARAAFGQDAATRRADASNRQLAGRRRPEDPGLAPQVGSAGESAVGSAVALSYDDPFRVEHAGQRADGVVAADLGLQGE, encoded by the coding sequence ATGACCGCCGCTACCCCGCCTCCCCCCTACCCGACGCCCGGACTGATCGGCCGGCTCCTGCTCAACCCCGGCCGCGCCCTGCACCTGCTCACCCACCAGTTGGAAACATGGGGGGTGCATTTCGCGGTCACGATTGGCCTGCCCGCCGCAGCCGTGGCGTTGGCCGTCGTGTTGGTGCGGTTCACGGCCCGCCGGGCGGTGGCCGGGCGGCTGCGCCGCGGCGCGCGGCTGGTGATGATCGAAAGCCCCCCGGTAGTCGACCCCGCTGGCGCGGAAGCACTGTGGGGAAACCTGATCGGACTGCGGCGTCCCGGCTGGCGTCGGCTCTGCGGCGGCCAGCCGCATGTCGCGTTTGAACTCACCTGGTCCGATCGGGGTGTCGGCGTCGGCATCTGGGTTCCCGGCAGTGTCCCACCCGGCTACGTCGAACACGCCATCGAAGGCGCGTGGCCCGGTGCGCGCACTTCGGTCACCGACCCCACCCCACCTGTGCCGCTCGAAGGTCGGGCGACCGGCGGGGTGCTGCGGCTGGCCGCCCGCGACTGGTTCGGTCTGCGCACCGAGCATCCATCCGATCCGCTGCGGGCGGTGCTGTCCGCGGCAGGGGAGCTCGGCACTGGGGAAACCGCCGCGGTGCAGGTGCTAGCCCGCCCAGTCACCCGGCGGCGCCTCGCCGGTGCGCACCGGGCTGCCCGCGCGTTGCGGTCGGGGCAGAGCACCACCCGGGTAGGCCAGCTGCTCGACCTGATCACCCCCGGACCCGTGAGCCGGCCTGGGCGCAGCGCCGATCCGATCCTGACCGCCGATGTGCGATCCATCCTCGACAAGGCTGCCCATCCAAGCTTCGAAGTCGCCGTCCGCTACACGGTCACCACCACCAACACCAGCCGGTCGGCGCGGCCGCGGCTACGGGGACGGGCGCACTCGCTGGCGTCATCGTTCGCGCTGTTCACCGCCCGGAACTCCCTGGGCCGGCACCGGCTTGCGCACCCCGCCGTGGTGTTGGCGTCCCGCACGTTGGGCCGCGGTGACCTGCTGTCGGTGCCGGAGCTGGCCGCGCTCGCCCACCTACCCACCGACGTCACCGTGGCGGGGTTGAGCCGGGCCGGTGCCCGCCCGATCGCCCCACCGCCGGCCGTACCATCCGGCGGCAAACTGCTCGGCGACGCCGACACCGGCAGCCGCCGCCCCGTCGCCCTGGCACCGCTGGACGCTCGGTATCACCTGCATGTGCTCGGCGCGACCGGCTGCGGCAAATCCACGCTGCTGACCAACCTGATCCTCGGTGACGTCACCGCCGGCCGCGGTGTGGTGGTCATCGACCCCAAAGGTGACCTGATCACAGACGTGCTCGACCGGTTGCCCGCCGCGTGCACCCCGGTGCTGATCGACCCTGATGAGGACAGCGCACCCCCGTCGATGAACCTGCTCGACGACCCGGATCACGACCTGGCGGTAGACAACCTGGTCGGGATCTTCCGCCGCATCTTCGAGGCCTACTGGGGTCCGCGCACCGACGATGTGCTGCGCGCCGCGTGCCTGACCCTGCTGCGCCGGCCCGGCGCCACCCTGGCCGACGTCCCCCGGCTACTCGCCGACGAGCGCTTCCGCCGCACGTTCACCGAAGGGATTCTCGGCCGTGATCCGGTCGGCCTCGGTGGGTTCTGGACCTGGTATGAGCAGATGAGCGACGCGCAACGGGCGCAGGTCATCGGGCCGGTGATGAACAAGCTGCGGGCGTTCCTGCTCCGCGACTTCGCCCGCCGACTCGTCGGCACCAGCGCCTCCAGCTTCGACATGGCCGGCGTGCTGGATGGCGGGGTGTGCCTGGTCCGGCTTCCCAAGGGCATCCTCGGGGAGGAAACCGCGCGGCTGATCGGCAGTTTCGTTGTCGCCCGGGTCTGGCAGGCGGCCACCGCCCGGGCCCGGCGTGGCCAAGCCGCCCGGGTCGACGCCGCGCTGTACATCGACGAGGCGCAGAATTTCCTCACCCTGCCGCGCAGCCTCGATGAGATGCTCGCCGAAGCCCGCGGCTACGGCCTGTCCCTGGTGTTGGCGCATCAGCATCTGGCGCAGCTGCCCCGGGACCTCCGCGAAGCGGTGTCAGCGAACGCCCGGAACAAGGTGTTCTTCTCCCTGTCCCCCGAAGACGCGCGGATCCTGGCCCGGCACACCACGCCGGAGCTCGGTGAGCATGACCTGTCCCATCTCGGCGGCTACCAGGCCGCGGCGCGCCTCGTCGTCGCCGGCCAGGAAACACCGGCGTTCACCCTGCGGACCCGTCGCACCGACCCGCCGATCGCCGGCCGCGCCGTCCAGGTACGCGGCCAGGCGCGGGCCGCGTTCGGCCAGGACGCGGCCACCCGCCGTGCGGACGCATCGAATAGGCAGCTGGCTGGTCGGCGCCGCCCCGAAGACCCCGGCCTCGCCCCGCAAGTCGGATCAGCCGGCGAATCCGCTGTCGGATCAGCCGTCGCGCTCTCATACGACGACCCGTTCCGGGTTGAACACGCCGGTCAGCGCGCCGACGGGGTCGTCGCCGCCGACCTCGGACTACAGGGGGAATAG
- a CDS encoding replication-relaxation family protein, whose amino-acid sequence MSGSLARSKVDDAALLALAGRLTDRDRLLVELLAQHRVFTTDQVSDLAFGSVRRAEARLAQLYQLRVVDRFRPRRYAGSAPLHWLLDAAGAAVVAADRGVLPTELGWRHDKGLALAGSQHLAHLVGVNGVFTALVRTSRHTTGCQLATWWSERRCAAEWGELVRPDGYGVWIEGGTTVPFLLEYDTGSERLARLAGKLAGYTDLTAGATRPTWVLFRLPSPRREAEARRVLTGSPLRIATATPTDPKQPRTFDPAGPVWLPIGPQPRRLRLGELADPR is encoded by the coding sequence GTGAGTGGCTCGCTGGCGCGTTCGAAGGTGGATGACGCCGCGCTGCTGGCGCTGGCCGGTCGGCTCACCGATCGGGATCGGCTGCTGGTGGAACTGCTGGCTCAGCATCGGGTGTTCACCACCGATCAGGTCAGCGATCTCGCGTTCGGCAGTGTGCGCCGCGCTGAGGCGCGGCTCGCTCAGCTTTACCAGCTTCGGGTCGTTGACCGGTTCCGACCCCGCCGGTACGCCGGCTCCGCACCGCTGCACTGGCTGCTCGATGCGGCCGGTGCCGCAGTCGTGGCTGCTGACCGCGGGGTGCTGCCCACCGAGCTGGGCTGGCGTCACGACAAGGGCCTCGCGCTCGCCGGCAGCCAGCACCTTGCGCACCTGGTCGGTGTCAACGGCGTGTTCACCGCGCTGGTCCGCACCTCCCGACACACCACCGGCTGTCAACTCGCGACGTGGTGGTCGGAACGCCGCTGCGCCGCCGAGTGGGGGGAACTGGTCCGCCCCGACGGCTACGGCGTGTGGATCGAAGGAGGCACGACGGTGCCGTTCCTGCTCGAATACGACACCGGCAGCGAACGGCTCGCCCGCCTCGCCGGCAAACTCGCCGGCTACACCGACCTCACCGCTGGCGCCACCCGCCCCACCTGGGTGCTGTTCCGGCTCCCCAGCCCCCGCCGGGAAGCCGAAGCCCGCCGGGTCCTGACCGGCAGCCCGCTACGGATCGCCACCGCCACCCCAACCGACCCCAAGCAGCCCCGAACGTTCGATCCCGCCGGGCCAGTGTGGCTGCCCATCGGGCCGCAGCCTCGCCGGCTACGCCTCGGCGAACTCGCAGACCCCCGATGA
- a CDS encoding lytic transglycosylase domain-containing protein has product MTMQQGPAALAAGVVVGLVMLVAVLAGAAATGLSAVLGGAGAGSGPAAPTGATAGIPADYLLLYEQAAASCPGLSWSVLAAIGTIESGNGANEGPSAAGAVGPMQFEPTTFAEYDMPVPPGGVSPPSPYDPVDAIYAAARDLCANGARDNANLPAAIFNYNHSDTYVTEVLALAARYAAAG; this is encoded by the coding sequence ATGACCATGCAGCAAGGCCCGGCCGCACTCGCCGCTGGAGTCGTGGTCGGGCTGGTGATGCTCGTCGCGGTGCTGGCCGGTGCCGCCGCCACCGGCCTGTCCGCGGTACTCGGCGGGGCCGGTGCCGGCAGCGGCCCCGCGGCGCCCACAGGCGCCACCGCTGGCATTCCTGCCGACTACCTGCTGCTGTATGAGCAGGCCGCCGCCAGCTGCCCCGGGCTGAGCTGGAGTGTGCTGGCCGCCATCGGCACCATCGAGTCCGGCAACGGGGCCAACGAGGGTCCCTCCGCCGCGGGAGCCGTCGGCCCCATGCAGTTCGAGCCCACCACCTTCGCCGAATACGACATGCCAGTACCACCCGGCGGCGTCAGCCCGCCCAGCCCGTACGACCCGGTCGACGCGATATACGCGGCGGCCCGTGACCTGTGCGCCAACGGTGCGCGCGACAACGCGAACCTGCCGGCCGCGATCTTCAACTACAACCACTCCGATACCTACGTCACCGAGGTGTTGGCGCTGGCGGCCCGCTACGCGGCAGCCGGCTAG